From a single Saccharomyces kudriavzevii IFO 1802 strain IFO1802 genome assembly, chromosome: 15 genomic region:
- the REX4 gene encoding putative 3'-5' exonuclease (similar to Saccharomyces cerevisiae REX4 (YOL080C); ancestral locus Anc_3.125) produces the protein MVLSSNWQALLASEAGSTSVKKTKQSNKKSNKIDKASSSQDLRPRRKTGSKIMDMVYNMNKEISKNEKNKLEGILFEFNPAKAKTDNKVEKLVHVDALEDVPVRNNKSKEIGKYIAMDCEFVGVGPEGKESALARISIVNYFGHVVLDEFVRPREKVVEWRTWVSGVKPEHMKDAITFKDAQKRTADILEGRFLVGHALKHDLEALMLSHPKSMLRDTSRHLPFRQAYAKGKTPSLKKLTREVLKIAIQEGEHSSVEDARATMLLYKKEKAEFEKIHRRTFN, from the coding sequence ATGGTACTTTCATCAAACTGGCAGGCATTATTAGCCTCCGAAGCGGGTTCTACTTCCGTTAAAAAGACAAAGCAATCAAATAAGAAAAGTAACAAGATAGATAAAGCCAGCAGCTCCCAAGATTTACGCCCCAGACGCAAAACTGGTAGCAAAATTATGGACATGGTGTATAACatgaacaaagaaattagTAAGAATGAGAAGAATAAGCTCGAGGGAATATTGTTTGAGTTCAATCCAGCTAAAGCCAAAACGGATAATAAAGTTGAGAAATTAGTACACGTGGATGCATTAGAAGATGTTCCAGTTCGCAATAACAAGAGTAAGGAAATTGGAAAGTATATTGCAATGGATTGTGAATTTGTGGGCGTAGGACCGGAAGGTAAAGAATCTGCGTTAGCGAGAATATCGATCGTGAATTATTTTGGACATGTTGTTCTCGATGAGTTTGTTAGACCAAGAGAGAAGGTTGTAGAATGGAGAACCTGGGTTAGTGGTGTTAAGCCAGAACATATGAAGGACGCTATAACTTTTAAAGATGCCCAGAAGAGGACAGCGGATATTTTGGAGGGAAGATTTCTGGTTGGGCATGCTCTTAAGCATGATCTTGAAGCTTTGATGTTATCCCATCCAAAATCAATGCTCAGAGACACTTCAAGACACCTCCCATTCAGGCAAGCCTATGCCAAGGGTAAGACACcaagtttgaaaaaattaacaaGGGAGGTCTTAAAAATCGCCATTCAAGAAGGTGAGCATTCTTCTGTTGAAGATGCTCGTGCCACCATGCTATTAtacaagaaggaaaaagctgaatttgaaaagattcaCAGAAGAACTTTTAATTAG